A section of the Jaculus jaculus isolate mJacJac1 chromosome 6, mJacJac1.mat.Y.cur, whole genome shotgun sequence genome encodes:
- the Vezt gene encoding vezatin isoform X4: MFFFVTKNRKMHSVRGTSEASHQSTPKSILLKLAETIRSWIFHSQRSKKDALLHKLDTGFRLDSLHTILQQEVLLQEDVELIELLDPSILSAGQPQQQENGHLPTLCSLATPNIWDVSVFVAFISLFLMLPTWWVGSSWLLWGVLLFAYLITRALKLWRTVKLQMTLKKYIVRLDDMATNSRAFTNLVRKSLRLIQETEVISRGFTLVSAACSFNKAGQHPSQHLLGLRKAVYRTVRANFQAARLATLHMLKNYPLNSESDNVTNYICVVPFKELGLGLSEEQISEEEAHHLTDGFSLPALKVLFQLWVAQSSEFFRRLALLLSTASSPPGPSLTEALLPHRILSDVTRGLPHAHNACLEELKRSYEFHRYFETHHQAVPPRLPKTQQKSRELNNVHTAVRSLQLHLKALLNEVIILEDELEKLVCTKEAQEVVSEAYPVLEQKLKLIEPHVQASNSCWEEAISQVDKLLRRNADKKGKPEVACENPHCTAVPLLRPTLHIADEDPVPEEQELEAYVDDIDTESDFRKDDFYYLSQEDHERQKRGQEESKRVLQELKSVLGFKASEAERQKWKQLLFSDHAMLKSLSPVDPVEPLSNPETSMSSDSGKVANTETEEEHSQPFLNGSEVSRTEFLCASPLEGETRDSTASEALLEGAEGSACCHCDSQDGSPQACPAPKDSSQPSIKQRLARLHLSPEFTFTAGLAAEAAARSLSFTTTREQTFGDEEEEHITEENESELEENQEPK, from the exons GATACTGGATTCCGACTGGACTCACTGCATACCATCCTGCAACAGGAAGTCCTGTTACAAGAGGATGTGGAGTTAATTGAGCTACTTGATCCCAGTATCCTGTCTGCAGGGCAACCTCAACAACAGGAAAATGGACACCTTCCAACACTCTGCTCCCTGGCAACCCCTAATATTTG GGATGTCTCGGTGTTCGTCGCCTTCATTAGTTTGTTCCTTATGCTTCCCACGTGGTGGGTTGGGTCTTCGTGGCTGCTGTGGGGAGTGCTTCTGTTTGCTTATTTGATCACTCGAGCTTTGAAATTGTGGAGGACAGTCAAACTGCAAATGACTCTGAAAAAATACATTGTTCGTTTGGACGACATGGCAACAAATAGCCGAGCATTCACTAACCTTGTGAGAAAATCTTTACGTCTCATTCAAGAGACTGAAGTCATTTCCAGGGGATTTACTCT GGTCAGTGCCGCTTGCTCATTTAATAAAGCCGGACAGCACCCCAGTCAGCATCTCCTCGGTCTGCGGAAAGCCGTCTACAGGACCGTAAGAGCCAACTTCCAAGCAGCAAGGCTAGCTACGCTACACATGCTGAAAAA CTACCCCCTGAACTCTGAGAGTGACAATGTTACCAACTACATCTGTGTGGTGCCTTTTAAGGAGCTGGGCCTTGGACTTAGTGAAGAACAGATTTCGGAAGAGGAAGCCCATCACCTTACTGATGGCTTCAGCCTGCCAGCGTTGAAG gttttATTCCAACTGTGGGTGGCACAGAGTTCAGAGTTCTTCAGACGCTTAGCCCTGTTGCTTTCTACAGCCAGTTCACCTCCAGGGCCCTCACTGACTGAAGCGCTTTTGCCTCATCGTATTTTGTCTGATGTGACTCGAGGTCTACCTCATGCCCATAATGCCTGTTTGGAGGAGCTTAAGCGCAGTTATGAGTTCCATCGCTACTTTGAAACTCACCACCAGGCTGTGCCCCCGCGTTTACCCAAAACTCAGCAGAAGTCAAGAGAACTGAATAATGTTCACACAGCAGTGCGTAGCTTGCAGCTCCATCTGAAAGCATTGCTCAATGA AGTAATAATTCTTGAAGATGAACTCGAAAAGCTCGTTTGTACGAAGGAAGCGCAGGAAGTGGTGTCCGAGGCTTACCCAGTACTGGAGCAGAAGTTAAAGCTGATTGAGCCCCATGTTCAAGCCAGCAACAGTTGCTGGGAGGAGGCCATTTCCCAAGTGGACAAGCTACTACGGAGAAATGCAGATAAAAAAG GCAAGCCTGAAGTGGCGTGTGAAAACCCGCACTGCACGGCGGTCCCTCTGCTGCGGCCTACTCTGCACATTGCAGACGAAGACCCGGTCCCCGAGGAGCAG GAATTGGAAGCTTACGTAGATGACATCGATACAGAAAGTGATTTCAGAAAGGATGACTTTTATTACTTGTCTCAAGAAGACCACGAGAGACAGAAGCGAGGGCAGGAGGAGTCCAAGCGGGTGCTGCAGGAGTTAAAGTcggtgctggggttcaaggctTCCGAGGCGGAGCGGCAGAAGTGGAAGCAGCTTCTCTTCAGCGACCATG ctaTGTTGAAATCCCTGTCTCCTGTAGACCCAGTGGAACCTTTAAGTAATCCCGAAACATCCATGAGTTCAGATTCAGGAAAAGTTGCTAACACTGAGACTGAAGAAGAACATAGTCAGCCCTTCCTAAATGGCAGTGAAGTAAGCAGGACTGAGTTCTTATGTGCTAGCCCCCTGGAGGGTGAGACCAGAGACAGCACTGCAAGCGAAGCCCTCCTTGAGGGAGCTGAAGGAAGCGCATGCTGCCACTGTGACAGCCAGGATGGATCTCCCCAGGCGTGTCCAGCTCCCAAGGACTCCTCACAGCCTTCCATCAAGCAGAGGCTGGCCCGACTGCATCTGTCTCCAGAGTTCACCTTCACCGCCGGCCTGGCTGCAGAAGCGGCTGCAAGGTCCCTGTCCTTCACCACCACGCGGGAGCAGACTTTCGGCGACGAGGAAGAAGAGCACataactgaagaaaatgaaagtgagCTAGAAGAAAATCAAGAACCAAAATGA